A single genomic interval of Asterias amurensis chromosome 1, ASM3211899v1 harbors:
- the LOC139936722 gene encoding insulinoma-associated protein 1a-like — translation MPRGFLVKRNKKSGSVSYRSRCSDEDQDDAFIENDSVEGYTKPFNSPDSGYGHSPVTLLIKESPAFRFDRDSVYSPVSSPHSTNYSYPSPLTYTTSSSSSSSPSSSLNVERDKTLWPFTVTPTTPTRRLPSGIPPPLRIKRPLTEDTERKQHRAKKPKAARKLNFDDDNTSPVHGTIIRGDVTSDGGHLNGKGVNGGCDSDKGGVDNSLGGDFVCQLCKEQYPDPFSLAQHKCSRIVHVEYRCPECDKVFNCPANLASHRRWHKPRPNSRSSLNSPRILPASPAKPDGSKTFEVTHHHTEQTDESLTLIKDDLTSTGSDSSRSTPSPGQATPNEEGQYECEQCGKKFRRPANLRKHMQHHGEEETYPCQYCGQMFSSLTSRAKHVLSHAVGPKEVNCDVCGGSYQNKMALEQHVRLHHSNEVYPCKYCSSNFTSSPGLTRHINKRHPSENRQVILLQQLPV, via the coding sequence ATGCCGAGGGGATTCCTGGTGAAGCGCAACAAGAAATCCGGCTCCGTCTCCTACCGTTCTCGCTGCTCGGACGAGGACCAAGATGATGCCTTCATCGAGAACGATAGCGTGGAGGGGTACACCAAACCATTCAACTCTCCGGACTCCGGGTACGGCCACAGCCCGGTCACTCTGCTCATCAAGGAGAGTCCAGCGTTCCGATTCGACCGGGACTCGGTTTATTCACCGGTAAGCTCTCCCCACTCCACCAACTACTCCTATCCATCCCCATTGACTTACACCACATcgtcttcatcttcatcttcaccTTCCTCCTCACTGAACGTTGAGAGAGACAAGACGCTGTGGCCATTTACCGTCACTCCCACCACACCGACTAGAAGACTTCCATCCGGCATCCCACCCCCACTAAGAATTAAAAGACCTCTCACCGAGGACACTGAACGGAAACAACACCGGGCCAAGAAACCCAAGGCTGCCCGTAAACTCAACTTCGACGATGACAACACCTCCCCTGTACACGGTACCATCATCAGGGGAGATGTGACATCCGATGGAGGGCACCTTAACGGTAAGGGGGTCAACGGGGGATGCGACAGTGACAAAGGCGGGGTGGACAACAGCCTCGGCGGGGACTTTGTTTGTCAACTGTGCAAAGAACAGTATCCAGACCCTTTCTCCCTAGCACAGCACAAATGCTCACGTATAGTGCATGTTGAATATCGTTGTCCCGAGTGTGACAAGGTGTTCAACTGTCCAGCCAATCTAGCCTCCCACCGACGATGGCACAAACCAAGACCCAACAGTCGATCCAGCCTAAACTCCCCTCGTATCCTTCCCGCATCCCCGGCCAAACCAGACGGGAGTAAGACATTTGAGGTGACTCATCACCACACAGAGCAGACGGACGAGTCGCTTACCCTCATCAAAGATGACCTCACGAGCACCGGGAGCGATAGCAGCCGTAGCACCCCAAGTCCCGGCCAAGCCACCCCAAACGAAGAGGGGCAGTACGAATGCGAACAATGCGGGAAGAAGTTTCGCCGACCGGCCAATCTCCGGAAGCACATGCAGCACCACGGTGAAGAGGAGACGTACCCATGTCAGTACTGCGGCCAAATGTTCAGCAGCCTCACCAGCCGTGCCAAGCACGTCCTCTCTCACGCTGTGGGCCCTAAGGAGGTCAACTGTGACGTATGTGGGGGCTCCTaccaaaacaagatggcgctgGAGCAACACGTGCGCCTACACCACTCCAACGAGGTGTACCCGTGTAAGTACTGCTCAAGTAATTTCACCAGCTCCCCAGGTCTGACCCGCCACATCAATAAAAGACATCCGTCTGAAAACCGGCAAGTTATCCTCCTTCAGCAGTTACCGGTTTAG